In Nitrospinota bacterium, the following proteins share a genomic window:
- a CDS encoding NAD(P)-dependent glycerol-3-phosphate dehydrogenase, giving the protein MYEKISILGAGSWGTALAIHLAGKFREISLWVYEQDLCETITRTRDNSWFLPGHPLASNIHPTSSLEKAVEGHSLILLVVPTHVIRQTLTQIKPFVEKDCLVISASKGIENETLLTGHQIIQDVLGTNTATISGPTFAKEVAQGIPSALLASAEDLMTAKQVQKIFTNDKMKVFANDDLIGVEIGGALKNVIAIATGISDGLGLGYNTRAALITRGLVEISRIGTELGARPETFYGMSGLGDLVLTCTGDLSRNRQLGMRLGEGKTLKEITESMKMVAEGVLTVKSAHSLISKFKVQASIMEETYHVLHENKPPSQALKDLMNVEISTEFAGIKGLK; this is encoded by the coding sequence ATGTATGAAAAAATTTCCATATTAGGTGCAGGAAGTTGGGGGACGGCATTAGCGATTCACTTGGCGGGTAAATTCCGCGAAATATCCCTATGGGTGTATGAACAGGATTTATGTGAAACGATAACTCGTACTCGCGATAACTCATGGTTTTTACCGGGTCATCCTTTAGCCTCAAATATCCATCCCACTTCCTCTCTTGAAAAAGCGGTCGAAGGCCATTCCCTGATTCTCCTGGTGGTACCTACTCATGTGATCAGGCAAACACTTACCCAGATAAAGCCATTTGTTGAGAAAGATTGTCTTGTTATCAGCGCAAGCAAAGGAATTGAAAACGAGACACTACTCACCGGGCATCAGATAATTCAGGATGTTTTAGGCACCAATACAGCTACCATTTCCGGCCCTACTTTTGCCAAGGAAGTGGCACAAGGAATTCCCTCTGCATTATTGGCTTCAGCAGAAGATCTTATGACCGCTAAGCAGGTCCAAAAAATTTTTACCAACGATAAAATGAAAGTTTTTGCTAACGATGACTTGATAGGAGTGGAGATTGGTGGCGCACTGAAAAATGTTATCGCTATAGCCACAGGAATTTCTGATGGACTTGGCCTGGGATATAATACCAGGGCAGCTCTCATCACTCGCGGACTGGTTGAAATCAGCAGGATCGGAACGGAGCTCGGAGCCAGACCAGAAACATTTTATGGAATGAGCGGCCTGGGAGATCTGGTTCTCACCTGCACGGGTGACTTGAGTCGCAATCGCCAACTAGGCATGCGACTAGGTGAAGGAAAAACACTGAAGGAAATTACTGAGAGTATGAAAATGGTCGCTGAAGGAGTTTTAACTGTAAAATCGGCTCACTCACTGATAAGCAAATTTAAAGTTCAAGCGTCGATTATGGAAGAAACCTATCATGTCCTTCATGAAAACAAGCCTCCCAGCCAGGCTTTAAAGGACTTAATGAATGTTGAAATATCTACTGAATTTGCCGGCATAAAAGGTTTGAAATGA
- a CDS encoding tetratricopeptide repeat protein, with translation MAKRLKVSRKDLLKEPDQFLSSSEKALLFFTDNSSTVIGVISAIIIVGFSVLGFKYYQETQTMREEAFYFEIVKISDKADGSTADAEAIWEKMGDSLQKERASLLLGDLYFQNNEYEKAEKLYSMVVSNSSPEEVNYQMAKVGLAHSYESRKDYKKAIGLFKSVIDSNTTFPLFDVYWSLSRCHELNNDVSNALLILREMQIKFSDNPQMDRVESRIKQLSA, from the coding sequence ATGGCAAAACGTCTTAAAGTCAGCCGAAAAGACTTATTAAAAGAACCCGATCAGTTTTTATCCAGCTCTGAAAAAGCCTTGCTTTTCTTTACGGATAACAGTTCGACCGTTATTGGTGTAATTTCAGCCATAATCATTGTGGGCTTTTCTGTTTTAGGTTTTAAATATTATCAAGAAACGCAGACAATGAGAGAAGAAGCCTTCTATTTTGAAATAGTAAAAATTTCTGATAAAGCTGATGGCTCAACTGCGGATGCAGAGGCTATTTGGGAAAAGATGGGAGACAGCCTGCAAAAAGAGCGGGCATCTCTATTGCTGGGCGATCTTTACTTTCAAAACAATGAATATGAAAAAGCTGAGAAGCTTTATTCAATGGTTGTGAGTAATTCTTCCCCAGAGGAAGTTAATTACCAGATGGCTAAAGTTGGTTTGGCTCATAGCTATGAATCCAGAAAAGACTATAAAAAGGCCATTGGTCTGTTTAAATCGGTTATTGATTCCAATACAACTTTCCCCCTGTTTGATGTCTACTGGAGTCTTTCAAGATGCCATGAACTGAATAATGATGTATCTAATGCATTGCTTATTTTACGAGAAATGCAGATCAAATTCTCCGATAACCCTCAAATGGATAGAGTCGAAAGCCGTATCAAACAGCTTTCCGCTTGA
- a CDS encoding M48 family metalloprotease: protein MLLPILVFVALFFPIDSLSVPFISLETEIAMGKGADVEVSRQYGIYQDKELQLYVNRIGQNLVSRLSDKVFPRFYFRIVDSSEINAFALPGGYVYVTLGLMSLVNSEAELAGVLGHEIGHIIFHHGAKQMVRSIGSQILSLGGAIASPKNAGQWLAVSTAMSQQILMGYGREAEIESDEHGILNSKEAGYNPYGMSGFLRSLRRKEIMSGQSYHSFQATHPDTRDRIVKASLLAGRMSSGADNNKSFRERYLNKIRGLKYAGQKSSIDQKRYKPQYIDIYEVKKGDTFQSIAEKELGNKRKDLDIAVLNGRKESSQPKPGELLKIVRSGKFKKDKILNIRPKTVDARKSDNLPLRRR, encoded by the coding sequence ATTCTTCTTCCTATTCTGGTATTTGTTGCTTTATTTTTTCCAATTGACTCCCTTTCCGTGCCGTTTATCAGTCTGGAAACAGAAATAGCTATGGGGAAAGGTGCGGATGTGGAAGTTTCCAGACAGTATGGAATTTACCAGGATAAAGAGCTTCAGTTATATGTAAATAGAATTGGCCAAAATCTGGTTTCCAGGCTTTCCGACAAGGTTTTCCCACGTTTTTACTTTCGTATTGTAGACAGTTCCGAGATAAATGCCTTCGCTTTACCCGGGGGTTATGTATACGTAACTCTTGGGCTGATGTCTTTGGTAAACAGTGAAGCTGAACTGGCAGGAGTTTTAGGACATGAAATTGGACATATAATTTTTCACCATGGCGCTAAACAAATGGTACGTAGCATAGGTTCACAAATTTTATCTTTGGGAGGAGCGATTGCCAGCCCGAAGAATGCCGGACAATGGCTGGCTGTCAGCACTGCTATGTCTCAGCAGATACTCATGGGTTATGGCAGAGAGGCGGAAATCGAATCTGATGAGCATGGGATATTGAACAGCAAGGAAGCAGGCTACAACCCCTATGGAATGTCAGGCTTTTTAAGAAGTTTGAGACGTAAAGAGATCATGTCTGGCCAATCTTATCATTCTTTCCAGGCGACGCATCCTGATACGCGTGACAGAATTGTCAAGGCTTCCCTCCTGGCAGGGCGGATGAGTAGTGGTGCGGACAATAATAAAAGCTTTCGAGAGCGATATTTGAACAAGATTCGCGGTCTGAAATACGCAGGTCAAAAGAGCAGTATAGATCAAAAACGTTACAAGCCTCAATATATTGATATCTATGAAGTGAAAAAGGGAGACACTTTTCAGAGCATAGCGGAGAAAGAGTTGGGGAACAAACGTAAAGATCTGGACATTGCCGTTTTGAATGGAAGGAAAGAGTCTAGCCAACCCAAACCTGGTGAATTATTAAAGATTGTGCGAAGCGGAAAGTTTAAAAAAGACAAAATACTCAATATTAGACCAAAAACTGTTGATGCCAGAAAGAGTGATAACTTGCCACTGCGTCGTAGATAA